A region from the Benincasa hispida cultivar B227 chromosome 12, ASM972705v1, whole genome shotgun sequence genome encodes:
- the LOC120067985 gene encoding putative invertase inhibitor gives MAISLYFSAFILSIFFFSNFLITQSSITINTTDLIQETCMKISREDPNISYDFCLTSLESATKDIECINLRHLGLISIGLLRRNVTSTRHHIISLMENTKLYPFVKFCLEDCLELYSDAVPTVTQAMWDYKLKQYDDANIAVSLVMDAAETCEDGFKERKGVVSPLKKRDEDAFELGAIALSIISLLH, from the coding sequence ATGGCCATATCTCTTTATTTCTCTGCTTTCATtctctccatcttcttcttctccaatttCCTCATTACACAATCCTCCATTACCATCAACACAACTGATTTAATCCAAGAAACTTGCATGAAAATCTCAAGAGAAGACCCTAACATTTCCTACGACTTTTGCTTAACATCTCTAGAATCTGCTACGAAGGATATCGAATGCATCAATCTTCGTCACCTCGGCCTCATCTCAATCGGGCTGTTACGTAGGAATGTGACCAGCACGCGCCACCATATCATAAGTTTGATGGAAAACACGAAGCTCTATCCGTTTGTCAAGTTTTGTTTGGAGGATTGTTTGGAGCTTTATTCCGATGCGGTCCCGACAGTGACGCAGGCGATGTGGGATTATAAGTTGAAGCAATATGATGATGCGAACATCGCGGTTAGTTTGGTGATGGACGCGGCGGAAACTTGTGAGGATGGTTTTAAGGAGAGGAAAGGAGTGGTTTCCCCATTGAAGAAGAGGGATGAAGATGCTTTTGAATTGGGAGCCATTGCTCTATCAATTATAAGTCTGCTTCATTAA